From Paenibacillus sp. PK3_47, the proteins below share one genomic window:
- the ptsP gene encoding phosphoenolpyruvate--protein phosphotransferase, which translates to MIQGIGAAAGVAIGKAFVLPNWEWSLPDTQVNPVDLAKEFERLYEGIRTSKDEIEYIKREFREVVGPEESSIFDAHLAILDDPVFMSEIRGIIERQYKAAEVAVKEAIDHFVAMFDLLDDEYMKERAVDIKDVGNRLLKHLLGAPEVTLPSDTQPYILVAKELSPSQLAHLNPTYVLGIVTMMGGKTSHSSIMARALGIPLVAGLENKLPAPIQTGDMLVIDGDSGIVQLHPDEEIVKDYASKRDKLRKKREQLELLATVEAVTKDGVPLRLAGNISSVKELDLALRYGAEGVGLFRTEFLYMDRHSFPTEEEQFEVYKLVAQKVGSNTVVIRTLDIGGDKHLDYFQLSEEQNPFLGYRAIRISLDQKDMFKTQLTAILRASHYGNVKMMFPMISSVEEVQAAKALLNEVKEELDQQGIPYNREIPVGIMIEVPAAVMIADLLAEEVDFFSIGTNDLVQYVLAVDRMNEQIAHMYHPYHPAVLRMIRLTVEAARNAGIDVSVCGELAGDERSLPLWLELGISNLSMSPQALLKVKHRTLNTLAADAREVAKACFRHRTSQQTEEQLSAFVSRGGVVPGTRGDSKEKTS; encoded by the coding sequence ATGATACAAGGCATTGGCGCTGCAGCAGGTGTTGCTATCGGGAAGGCCTTTGTCCTGCCGAACTGGGAATGGAGCCTGCCGGACACGCAGGTGAATCCGGTCGATCTGGCCAAGGAGTTCGAACGTTTATACGAGGGGATCAGAACCTCCAAAGATGAGATTGAGTATATCAAAAGAGAATTCCGGGAGGTCGTGGGGCCGGAGGAGTCGAGTATTTTTGACGCCCATCTGGCCATCCTCGATGATCCTGTATTTATGAGTGAAATCCGCGGAATCATCGAACGCCAGTACAAAGCGGCTGAGGTAGCGGTGAAGGAAGCCATTGACCATTTTGTAGCGATGTTCGACCTGCTGGATGATGAATATATGAAAGAACGGGCAGTAGATATCAAGGATGTCGGAAACCGGCTGCTGAAGCATTTGCTGGGCGCGCCTGAAGTAACCCTGCCGTCCGATACCCAGCCTTATATCCTGGTGGCGAAGGAGCTGTCTCCTTCCCAGCTTGCGCACTTGAATCCTACCTATGTGCTGGGAATTGTCACGATGATGGGCGGCAAAACTTCCCATTCTTCGATTATGGCGCGTGCGCTCGGCATTCCGCTTGTAGCGGGTCTGGAGAATAAGCTGCCTGCACCGATTCAGACGGGTGACATGCTCGTTATTGACGGGGACTCCGGAATTGTCCAGCTGCACCCGGATGAAGAGATTGTCAAGGATTATGCCTCCAAACGGGATAAGCTGCGCAAAAAGAGAGAACAGCTCGAGCTGCTTGCGACTGTGGAAGCTGTCACCAAGGACGGCGTGCCGCTGCGGCTGGCAGGAAACATCAGCTCGGTCAAGGAGCTTGATCTGGCGCTGAGGTACGGGGCGGAGGGCGTCGGCCTGTTCCGGACTGAGTTTTTGTACATGGACAGGCATTCCTTCCCTACAGAAGAAGAGCAATTCGAAGTCTATAAACTGGTAGCGCAAAAAGTGGGAAGCAACACGGTTGTCATCCGTACACTGGATATCGGGGGAGACAAGCATCTCGATTATTTCCAGCTGTCTGAGGAGCAGAATCCGTTCCTTGGCTACCGCGCCATCCGGATCAGCCTGGACCAGAAAGACATGTTCAAGACCCAGCTGACGGCAATTCTGCGGGCGAGCCATTACGGTAATGTGAAAATGATGTTCCCGATGATCTCCTCTGTTGAAGAGGTGCAGGCAGCCAAAGCACTGCTGAACGAAGTGAAGGAAGAGCTGGACCAGCAGGGGATTCCGTATAACCGTGAAATCCCAGTCGGCATTATGATCGAGGTTCCGGCAGCGGTAATGATCGCTGATTTGCTGGCTGAGGAAGTGGACTTTTTCAGTATCGGTACGAACGACCTGGTGCAGTATGTACTCGCTGTAGACCGGATGAATGAACAGATTGCCCACATGTACCACCCTTACCATCCTGCAGTACTGCGCATGATCCGATTGACGGTGGAAGCCGCGCGGAATGCAGGCATTGATGTGAGTGTGTGCGGCGAGCTGGCCGGAGATGAACGTTCCCTGCCGCTGTGGCTGGAGCTGGGGATTTCCAATCTGAGCATGTCGCCGCAGGCGCTGCTGAAGGTCAAGCACCGTACGCTGAACACGCTGGCCGCGGATGCCAGAGAAGTAGCCAAAGCCTGTTTCCGGCATCGTACAAGCCAGCAGACGGAAGAGCAGCTAAGTGCTTTTGTCAGCCGGGGCGGCGTTGTACCGGGAACACGCGGAGACAGCAAAGAAAAAACATCCTAG